The following proteins are co-located in the Sporosarcina pasteurii genome:
- a CDS encoding S9 family peptidase — protein sequence MEKRKLKVEDLFELASVASPKISPDGQEAVFVKTQMNEEENKYVANLFHVDLETNEVSQWTYGNERVSSPAWSSDGKQIAFLSNRDEKNQVYILPRRGGEAKKVTDFGQGVSSFVWSPCGKKIWVNASVKEGQSFTDKEEKNEKKKPEPYRVTKMKYQMDGVGLIPQDSYRHIGIVDIESGDVTQITEGNHQYSLMAVSHSGDNIVFGVNRAENQDYEFRQPLYLADVHSKEETALIDEEGYYGGVAFSNDDQYIAFVGADRTFQNATQSELYVYDRENKSRTCLTENLDAPVGDSVVADLQQGTSAPSVVWTETNDLYFRLSTMGDVRLYYASLEGAIYPASPENEHIYDYEVSRDGEFAVVAVSNAINPGELYKQTIATGERQVLTAFNKEYIEQVELVEPEAIVYQGAKGWDVHGWLMKPVGYEEGEKYPLIVEIHGGPAAMYANTFFHELQLLAAQGYGVLYVNPRGSHGYSQEHVNAVRGDYGGGDYEDIIAGLDYAIEHNDWIDTERLGVTGGSYGGFMTNWIVGHTNRFKAAVTQRSISNWISFFGVSDIGYYFNEWQHGADMNDVETLWNFSPLKYAKNIETPLLILHSENDLRCPMEQAEQLYITLKSMGKETELVRFPDADHNLSRTGLPNLRIARLNEITGWFEKYL from the coding sequence ATGGAAAAGAGAAAGCTAAAAGTAGAAGATTTATTTGAACTTGCATCTGTCGCGAGTCCGAAAATATCACCGGACGGGCAGGAAGCAGTATTTGTGAAAACGCAGATGAATGAAGAAGAGAATAAATATGTGGCAAATTTATTTCACGTCGATTTAGAAACGAATGAAGTGTCGCAATGGACTTATGGCAATGAGCGCGTTTCCTCACCAGCATGGTCTAGCGACGGAAAACAAATCGCTTTCTTATCGAATCGCGATGAAAAAAATCAAGTCTATATACTTCCAAGAAGAGGCGGGGAAGCAAAAAAAGTAACTGATTTTGGACAAGGTGTTTCTAGTTTTGTCTGGTCACCGTGCGGCAAGAAAATATGGGTGAATGCTTCTGTGAAAGAAGGACAAAGCTTTACAGATAAAGAGGAAAAAAATGAGAAGAAAAAGCCTGAACCGTATCGCGTGACGAAGATGAAATACCAAATGGATGGCGTCGGCTTAATTCCACAAGATTCGTATCGTCATATTGGCATTGTGGACATTGAGAGTGGAGACGTTACGCAGATCACGGAAGGGAATCATCAATATAGTTTAATGGCTGTTTCGCATAGTGGTGACAACATTGTATTCGGTGTGAATCGTGCGGAAAACCAAGATTATGAATTTCGCCAACCGCTTTATCTAGCCGATGTTCATTCGAAAGAAGAGACCGCCCTGATTGATGAGGAAGGTTATTACGGCGGGGTTGCCTTTTCTAATGATGACCAATATATCGCTTTTGTCGGTGCGGATCGGACGTTCCAAAATGCGACGCAATCTGAACTTTATGTGTACGACAGGGAAAATAAAAGCCGAACATGTTTAACGGAAAACCTTGATGCGCCAGTTGGAGATAGTGTTGTCGCCGACCTGCAACAAGGCACAAGTGCGCCGTCTGTCGTTTGGACAGAAACGAATGACCTATATTTTAGATTGTCAACGATGGGCGATGTTCGTCTTTATTATGCATCGCTTGAAGGTGCAATTTATCCAGCGTCGCCGGAAAATGAACATATTTATGATTACGAAGTTTCGAGGGACGGAGAGTTTGCAGTTGTTGCAGTTAGTAACGCTATTAATCCTGGAGAACTTTATAAGCAAACGATTGCGACAGGAGAGAGACAAGTACTGACAGCGTTTAATAAAGAATATATTGAGCAAGTGGAACTTGTTGAGCCAGAAGCGATTGTTTATCAAGGGGCAAAAGGTTGGGATGTGCACGGTTGGTTAATGAAACCCGTTGGCTACGAAGAAGGTGAAAAATATCCGCTTATTGTTGAAATTCACGGCGGACCCGCAGCGATGTACGCCAATACGTTTTTCCATGAGTTACAACTACTGGCAGCGCAAGGATATGGCGTTCTTTATGTGAATCCACGGGGAAGTCATGGATATAGTCAAGAACATGTCAATGCCGTACGTGGCGATTATGGCGGCGGCGATTATGAAGATATTATCGCCGGGCTTGATTACGCAATTGAACACAACGATTGGATTGATACAGAGCGACTTGGTGTGACTGGCGGTAGTTACGGCGGTTTTATGACGAACTGGATTGTGGGTCATACGAATCGTTTTAAAGCTGCGGTGACACAACGTTCGATTTCTAACTGGATTAGTTTCTTTGGTGTATCCGACATCGGGTATTACTTTAATGAATGGCAACATGGTGCGGATATGAATGATGTGGAAACGCTATGGAATTTCTCGCCGTTAAAATATGCGAAAAATATTGAAACGCCATTGTTAATTCTACATAGCGAGAATGATTTACGTTGTCCGATGGAACAGGCGGAACAATTATATATTACGCTGAAAAGTATGGGGAAGGAAACTGAACTTGTTCGTTTCCCAGATGCGGATCATAATTTATCCCGTACAGGCTTGCCGAATTTGCGCATTGCCAGGTTAAATGAAATTACGGGCTGGTTTGAAAAGTATTTATGA
- a CDS encoding fatty acid--CoA ligase family protein — protein MNLVSTVRETALAQPDKIAYHFMGQDTTYGEFNGLVSKLASALAELGVQKGDHVAFLLGNTPHFLHSLYATMRLGATAIPINPIYTPDEISYIIHNSDAKVVVAIDALLPLIEQAANVFTTVQHYIICETEQSTPEKVASLPEQLKSRVSLYSQLIARGNSEFDPVPVEEDDTAIILYTSGTTGSPKGAMLTHKNLYSNAKDVAEYLGFKEGDRMVATLPVFHVFALTVVVNAPLLRGAEILLVPRFSPAEVFNMIKEKKATVFAGVPTMYNFLYQYPEGKKEDFESVRLAISGGASLPVALLHNFEEKFDVRVSEGYGLSEASPVTCFNPIESERIPGSIGTNIVNVENKVVNELGEEVPDGEVGELIVRGPNVMKGYYKMPEETEVALRDGWLYTGDLARRDENGYFYIVDRKKDLVIVGGYNVYPREVEEVLFTHEDVVEAAVIGVPDVDFGEAVHAFVVLKEGAKADIEQLTAYCAERLVKYKVPKQIEFLDELPKNTTGKILRRALSEFVTI, from the coding sequence ATGAATTTAGTTTCAACTGTACGTGAAACTGCATTAGCACAACCTGACAAAATTGCTTATCACTTTATGGGACAAGATACGACGTATGGGGAATTTAATGGTTTGGTGTCAAAATTAGCATCAGCTTTAGCAGAATTAGGCGTTCAAAAAGGAGACCATGTTGCTTTTTTACTTGGCAATACGCCTCATTTTCTCCATTCACTGTACGCGACGATGCGACTAGGTGCGACAGCAATTCCAATTAATCCAATATATACACCAGATGAAATTTCGTACATTATCCACAATAGTGATGCTAAAGTCGTTGTGGCAATAGATGCTCTCTTGCCGCTGATTGAACAAGCTGCAAATGTATTCACCACTGTCCAACATTATATCATTTGTGAAACTGAACAATCGACTCCAGAAAAAGTTGCAAGTTTACCTGAACAGTTGAAAAGTAGAGTGTCTCTATATAGTCAGCTGATTGCAAGAGGGAATTCTGAATTTGATCCAGTACCTGTGGAAGAGGATGATACAGCAATCATTTTGTATACATCTGGGACGACTGGCAGTCCAAAAGGGGCGATGTTGACGCATAAAAATCTATATTCGAATGCGAAAGATGTTGCTGAATATCTTGGGTTTAAAGAAGGGGATCGCATGGTTGCGACGTTACCGGTGTTCCATGTGTTTGCACTCACAGTTGTTGTCAATGCACCGCTATTAAGAGGAGCTGAAATTTTACTCGTTCCACGATTTAGCCCGGCAGAGGTATTTAACATGATTAAAGAGAAAAAGGCGACGGTTTTTGCAGGGGTGCCGACGATGTACAATTTCTTATACCAATATCCTGAAGGGAAAAAAGAAGATTTTGAATCAGTCCGATTAGCCATTTCAGGTGGTGCATCATTGCCAGTCGCATTATTGCATAATTTTGAAGAGAAGTTTGATGTAAGAGTTTCGGAAGGGTATGGTTTATCGGAAGCTTCTCCAGTAACTTGTTTTAATCCGATAGAAAGTGAACGCATTCCAGGATCAATCGGCACAAATATTGTGAATGTCGAAAATAAGGTCGTGAACGAGCTGGGGGAGGAAGTGCCGGACGGTGAAGTTGGGGAACTGATTGTACGTGGTCCGAATGTGATGAAAGGGTATTATAAAATGCCTGAAGAAACGGAAGTCGCACTTCGTGATGGATGGCTTTATACAGGGGATTTAGCGCGTCGTGATGAAAACGGTTACTTTTATATCGTAGACCGAAAAAAAGATTTAGTCATTGTCGGCGGGTATAATGTTTATCCTCGGGAAGTAGAAGAGGTCCTATTTACGCATGAAGATGTTGTGGAAGCGGCAGTCATCGGCGTGCCAGACGTGGATTTTGGGGAAGCCGTTCATGCATTTGTCGTTTTGAAAGAAGGAGCAAAAGCAGATATCGAGCAATTAACCGCTTATTGTGCAGAACGACTTGTGAAATATAAAGTCCCAAAGCAAATCGAGTTTTTGGATGAACTTCCGAAAAATACGACAGGAAAAATATTACGTCGTGCATTAAGCGAATTTGTGACAATATAA
- a CDS encoding ABC transporter permease yields the protein MTFRQFAYRNVVRNRRIYAAFFMASVFSVMVFFLYSMLLFHPTIEDKFVQEFAIVGMGIAEIILYIFTVFFLFYSMRAFLQARSREFGILLHLGMEKRQISRLIFLETMLIGTAAIGVGTGLGFTFSKFFFMIVREIVMLPSLPLYVSWKPFALTIGAFFSLFILISFIAPVFIKSGKIADLIRGERKDDNQYTYSKVRGYLGILLLGLSYVLATLTSNAIVLKLFILLPPIATLGTYFFFTDSAPLFLQRLRSSRRIYWQHSRLLSISSGIIRLRENARMFFIVTIVSTIAFMSVGTLASLTSFASQYRAMNPLGLVYVSHPENIEEAKHIAQLTHELNEEEIAYSLTKFKVIQQVSSFSDSTVNILSLDQVNQLANHLDHLSIHLDEGEALFLPQSNSSYKNLNERVVKTELGDSHVKVKIDGAYPYQLFPSYSIGSNVIVLNNRDYQRVVFSTLRGKDTSFNYYAFHIPEWQKTKDIGLSISDTVTESFLLESKGTLPYAFDNPGLSYSIIRMTFSLLLFIGLLLAGVFFLATGSFIYFQLYTSLAQERKKFDVLRRLGLTDYELKKIVNRQLIPQFFFPWGVAFLHSSFAFLSLQVIWDALAEISIVKELAIVLIGFTFMQWMYFYLIRWRYLVHIKASG from the coding sequence ATGACCTTTCGACAATTCGCTTATCGTAATGTCGTTCGAAACCGTCGTATTTATGCTGCTTTTTTTATGGCAAGTGTTTTTTCAGTTATGGTCTTTTTTCTATATTCGATGCTTTTATTTCACCCGACGATTGAAGACAAATTTGTTCAGGAATTTGCGATTGTAGGAATGGGCATCGCTGAAATTATTTTATATATTTTTACTGTCTTTTTTTTATTTTATTCTATGCGTGCATTTCTTCAAGCACGCTCCAGGGAGTTTGGCATTCTACTTCATCTTGGGATGGAGAAAAGGCAAATAAGCCGTTTGATTTTTTTGGAAACGATGTTAATTGGCACAGCCGCGATTGGGGTTGGTACTGGATTAGGATTTACGTTTTCAAAATTCTTTTTTATGATCGTACGTGAAATTGTTATGTTGCCATCCTTGCCGCTATATGTATCGTGGAAACCTTTTGCATTGACTATTGGTGCTTTTTTTAGTTTGTTTATTTTAATTTCATTCATTGCTCCGGTGTTTATTAAATCGGGTAAAATTGCTGATTTAATACGTGGAGAAAGGAAGGATGATAACCAATATACCTATTCAAAAGTTCGCGGGTATTTAGGTATCTTACTTCTTGGCCTTTCATATGTATTGGCAACGTTAACGTCTAATGCAATCGTTCTAAAACTCTTTATCTTATTACCGCCCATCGCAACGCTGGGGACGTACTTTTTCTTTACGGATTCGGCGCCGTTATTCCTTCAAAGGTTGAGGTCGAGTCGAAGAATATATTGGCAACATTCTAGGCTACTCTCTATTTCTTCCGGAATTATTCGGTTGCGTGAAAATGCACGGATGTTTTTTATTGTCACAATTGTATCGACCATCGCATTTATGTCTGTTGGAACACTCGCGTCATTAACGTCATTTGCTTCACAGTACCGTGCGATGAATCCACTTGGGCTTGTGTATGTGAGTCACCCTGAAAATATCGAGGAAGCCAAACATATCGCCCAACTTACTCATGAATTAAATGAGGAAGAGATTGCCTATTCATTAACGAAATTCAAAGTTATCCAGCAAGTATCTTCTTTTTCAGATAGTACCGTAAATATTTTAAGCTTGGATCAAGTGAATCAGTTAGCCAATCATTTAGACCATTTGTCGATTCATTTAGACGAAGGCGAAGCGCTATTCTTGCCGCAGTCAAATTCATCTTATAAGAATTTGAATGAAAGAGTGGTTAAGACCGAGTTGGGAGATAGTCATGTAAAGGTTAAGATTGACGGAGCTTATCCTTATCAATTATTTCCTTCGTATTCGATTGGGTCAAATGTAATTGTCTTAAATAATAGGGACTATCAACGGGTAGTGTTTAGTACTTTGAGAGGAAAGGACACTTCGTTTAATTATTATGCATTTCATATTCCGGAGTGGCAAAAGACAAAAGATATCGGCTTATCCATCAGTGATACAGTCACTGAATCTTTTTTATTAGAATCAAAAGGAACGCTTCCTTATGCATTTGACAATCCAGGGCTTAGCTATTCGATTATTCGTATGACGTTTTCGTTGTTGCTATTTATCGGATTGTTATTGGCAGGTGTCTTTTTTCTTGCGACGGGGAGTTTTATTTACTTTCAGTTATATACGAGTTTGGCGCAAGAAAGAAAGAAGTTTGATGTGCTGCGCCGTTTAGGGCTTACAGATTATGAGTTGAAAAAGATAGTTAATCGCCAACTGATTCCTCAATTTTTCTTTCCGTGGGGGGTTGCTTTTCTTCATAGTTCATTTGCATTTTTGTCTTTACAAGTGATTTGGGATGCGCTTGCGGAGATATCTATTGTGAAAGAATTGGCCATCGTTTTGATTGGTTTCACTTTTATGCAATGGATGTATTTCTATTTAATTCGTTGGCGTTATTTAGTGCATATAAAAGCATCGGGATAG
- a CDS encoding ABC transporter ATP-binding protein, producing the protein MKRALNRLSFNAMEGEFIAVMGPSGSGKTTLLNMIATIDLPTYGGLIIDGVEPDSLSENELALFRRRHLGFVFQDINLLNMLTVEENIVLPLTLDGLPVEEMERRVAELVQKLRLTEIVNNRPDELSGGQAQRTAIGRALIHKPKIILADEPTGNLDSKSAKDVLELLSQVNQDERTTIIMVTHDPIAASYCDRVLFIKDGEFFNEIYKDERRQTFYQRILNVLSLLGGHHDLSTIRLS; encoded by the coding sequence ATGAAGCGTGCATTAAATCGACTTAGTTTTAATGCGATGGAAGGTGAGTTTATTGCGGTTATGGGCCCATCTGGTAGTGGAAAAACAACCTTATTAAATATGATTGCAACCATCGACTTGCCGACGTATGGTGGGCTTATCATTGATGGAGTCGAGCCGGACAGTTTGTCTGAAAATGAATTGGCTTTGTTTCGCCGTCGTCATTTAGGGTTTGTTTTTCAAGATATTAACTTACTGAATATGTTAACAGTTGAAGAAAATATCGTTTTACCACTGACATTAGACGGCTTACCCGTAGAAGAAATGGAACGTCGTGTTGCTGAATTGGTTCAGAAACTTCGTTTAACCGAGATTGTAAACAATCGACCAGATGAGCTATCGGGTGGACAGGCGCAGCGAACTGCAATCGGCCGGGCACTCATTCATAAGCCGAAAATTATATTGGCAGACGAACCAACTGGAAATCTTGATTCGAAATCAGCGAAAGATGTATTGGAATTATTAAGTCAAGTGAATCAAGATGAACGAACAACGATTATTATGGTGACGCATGATCCGATAGCCGCGAGTTATTGTGATCGGGTTTTATTTATAAAAGACGGTGAGTTTTTCAATGAAATTTACAAAGATGAACGTAGACAAACGTTTTATCAACGGATTCTAAACGTTCTATCGCTTTTAGGGGGCCATCATGACCTTTCGACAATTCGCTTATCGTAA
- a CDS encoding sensor histidine kinase: MKAIQLFLKDHLSFLLFQGFLILFLLLLFWLDGFRGYDIFIYALVMTVLFTFAFLGGKYIMRRSFYAAIVRQPSRMEDALIQHAQGPEHQLVANYTRSLYKIYQDEAQTLYSSQSRQIEFMNHWVHQMKTPISVINLLVQEEEIDRQSVGEELERLQAGLDTVLVNASLETFERDMTIEKINLQQLVQETITAHKRLLITNRIFPVLEIDETLIIASDRKWLKIVIGQFITNAVKYTFEKGKRIYLTGKFTEEGVRMSVRDEGIGIPTSDLNRITNAFFTGENGRLTGESTGMGLYIASEVCEKLGHPLMIESEMGVGTEVTLLFKNGEGGTDVGATRKVDGSHEDL; the protein is encoded by the coding sequence ATGAAAGCAATCCAGTTATTTTTAAAAGATCATTTATCATTTTTACTGTTTCAAGGCTTTCTTATTCTGTTTTTATTATTATTATTTTGGTTAGATGGATTTCGCGGGTATGACATATTCATCTATGCATTGGTGATGACTGTCTTATTTACATTTGCCTTTCTAGGTGGAAAATATATTATGCGCCGTTCTTTTTACGCAGCAATTGTGCGGCAACCGTCTAGAATGGAGGACGCATTGATACAACATGCACAAGGTCCGGAACATCAACTAGTCGCAAATTATACGAGAAGTTTATATAAAATCTATCAAGACGAGGCACAAACATTATACTCCTCTCAAAGTCGTCAAATTGAATTTATGAATCATTGGGTTCATCAAATGAAAACGCCCATTTCTGTGATTAATTTATTGGTTCAGGAAGAAGAAATCGATCGGCAAAGTGTTGGTGAAGAACTTGAACGGTTACAAGCTGGACTTGATACGGTGCTCGTTAACGCAAGTTTAGAAACTTTCGAGCGTGATATGACAATTGAAAAAATCAATTTACAGCAACTCGTGCAAGAAACGATCACTGCACATAAAAGACTACTTATCACGAATCGCATTTTTCCAGTACTTGAAATAGACGAAACGCTAATTATCGCAAGTGATCGGAAATGGTTGAAAATCGTTATTGGCCAATTTATTACAAATGCAGTCAAATATACTTTTGAAAAAGGAAAACGGATTTACTTGACTGGAAAGTTTACTGAGGAAGGTGTACGCATGTCGGTCCGTGATGAAGGGATTGGAATTCCAACCTCTGATTTAAATCGGATTACGAACGCTTTTTTTACTGGCGAGAATGGACGATTAACAGGAGAATCAACAGGAATGGGCTTATATATCGCTTCTGAAGTATGTGAGAAACTAGGCCATCCTTTAATGATTGAATCTGAGATGGGTGTTGGTACAGAAGTGACTTTATTGTTTAAAAATGGGGAAGGGGGTACGGACGTTGGAGCCACTCGTAAAGTTGACGGAAGTCACGAAGATTTATGA
- a CDS encoding response regulator transcription factor: protein MEKHRIFIVEDDRKIAELLADTLRKYQYEVAIIEDFDRVVEECLAFRPHLILLDINLPAYDGYYWCRQLRLHTTCPIIFISARSGDMDQVFALENGGDDFITKPFHYEIVLAKIRSHLRRSFGEYAAVQSERTVQVGALHLYIERMELYVFDEVVPLQKKECIILELLLEASPKVVSRDILLEQLWDDQSFVDENTLNVNMTRVRKKLADYHIKSTIETVRGAGYRFVPDAEEQ, encoded by the coding sequence ATGGAGAAGCATCGAATTTTCATAGTAGAAGATGATCGCAAAATTGCGGAGTTGCTAGCTGATACTCTTCGTAAATATCAATACGAGGTGGCGATTATTGAAGACTTTGACCGAGTGGTGGAAGAGTGTCTTGCATTTCGTCCCCACCTCATTCTGCTTGATATCAATTTACCTGCATATGACGGTTATTACTGGTGTCGTCAATTGCGTTTACATACGACTTGTCCAATTATTTTCATATCGGCACGTTCCGGGGATATGGATCAAGTATTTGCGTTGGAAAATGGCGGAGATGATTTTATCACGAAACCTTTTCATTATGAAATTGTGCTCGCAAAGATACGAAGTCATTTACGTAGATCATTTGGGGAGTATGCCGCTGTGCAGTCTGAACGAACAGTACAGGTAGGGGCGCTTCATTTATATATTGAAAGAATGGAGTTGTACGTCTTTGACGAAGTGGTGCCACTTCAAAAAAAGGAATGCATTATTTTAGAACTGCTGCTTGAAGCCTCTCCAAAAGTGGTTTCACGTGATATTTTATTGGAGCAATTATGGGACGACCAATCATTTGTCGATGAGAATACGTTAAATGTGAATATGACACGCGTCAGAAAGAAACTTGCGGATTATCATATAAAATCGACAATTGAAACAGTGCGGGGTGCTGGTTATCGCTTCGTACCGGATGCGGAAGAGCAATGA
- a CDS encoding lipoate--protein ligase, with amino-acid sequence MYFIDNKGITDPQINLAIEEYVLRTMDIEEDSFLLFYINEPSIIVGKNQNTIEEIDTDFVEKNGIKVVRRLSGGGAVYHDLGNLNYSFITKDDGESFRNFEKFTEPVVEALSKIGVKAELIGRNDLLVEGRKISGNAQFATQGRMFSHGTLMFDTEIDTVVSALKVRKDKIESKGIKSIRSRVANISEFLQEPMTIEEFRLEILKSIFGGEENIKYKELTDEDWENIHELSRERYANWDWNYGKSPKFNMQHSHRFPVGSIDVRLQVNKGVIEDISIFGDFFGIGEIEKVQEKLRGVTYNRESIEEALSEIDVPTYLGGITMEEFVQLIY; translated from the coding sequence TTGTATTTTATTGATAATAAAGGGATTACAGACCCACAAATTAACCTTGCAATCGAAGAGTATGTTCTTCGTACGATGGATATCGAGGAAGATTCATTCCTTCTGTTTTACATAAACGAGCCGTCTATCATCGTCGGGAAAAATCAAAACACGATTGAAGAGATCGATACAGATTTTGTTGAGAAGAATGGCATTAAAGTTGTCCGTCGGTTATCAGGCGGCGGAGCGGTATACCATGATTTGGGGAATTTAAATTATAGTTTTATTACAAAAGACGACGGAGAGTCGTTCCGAAACTTTGAGAAATTTACAGAACCAGTAGTTGAAGCGCTGAGTAAGATCGGTGTGAAAGCAGAGCTGATTGGACGTAATGACTTGCTCGTTGAAGGGCGAAAAATATCCGGAAATGCACAGTTTGCAACACAGGGACGGATGTTTAGTCACGGAACATTAATGTTTGATACAGAAATTGATACAGTTGTATCAGCGTTAAAAGTACGTAAAGATAAAATTGAATCTAAAGGGATCAAATCGATTCGTAGTCGCGTTGCGAATATTTCTGAGTTCTTACAGGAACCAATGACAATTGAAGAGTTCCGTCTTGAAATATTGAAATCGATTTTCGGCGGAGAAGAAAATATTAAGTACAAAGAGTTAACGGATGAAGATTGGGAAAATATTCATGAATTATCGAGAGAACGTTATGCAAATTGGGACTGGAATTACGGAAAATCTCCTAAATTTAATATGCAGCATTCACATCGTTTTCCTGTTGGAAGCATTGACGTTAGGCTTCAAGTGAATAAGGGTGTTATAGAAGATATTTCTATTTTCGGTGATTTCTTTGGCATCGGCGAAATCGAAAAAGTTCAAGAGAAGTTACGCGGAGTTACCTATAATAGGGAATCGATTGAAGAAGCGCTTTCTGAAATTGACGTGCCTACCTATCTCGGCGGCATCACAATGGAAGAGTTTGTCCAGCTGATTTATTAA
- the yhfH gene encoding protein YhfH: MLVNVLDFFKNLPAKLCGTCGEEMVEQHDCYTNKCDKCNSL, translated from the coding sequence ATGTTAGTAAACGTCCTTGATTTTTTCAAAAATCTACCTGCTAAATTATGCGGAACATGTGGCGAAGAAATGGTTGAACAACACGACTGCTATACAAACAAATGCGATAAATGTAACAGTCTTTAA
- the yhfH gene encoding protein YhfH — MLENIIEFFKNLPAKICVTCGEEIVEQHDCYGNKCDSCNIL, encoded by the coding sequence ATGCTTGAAAACATTATTGAGTTTTTTAAAAATCTACCTGCAAAAATATGTGTAACTTGTGGTGAGGAAATTGTTGAACAACATGATTGCTATGGAAATAAATGTGACTCCTGTAACATTCTATAA
- the hemY gene encoding protoporphyrinogen oxidase, whose product MNEQRKKVVIVGGGITGLSAAFYMQKEAQEKGLPLDVLLVEASNRLGGKIQTVKRDGFIIERGPDSFLIRKKSMGILAEDVGVADELVKNATGQAYIFINGKLQPIPGGSIMGIPTEIGPFLTTNLFSLAGKLRAAGDLVLPRKSVSGDQSLGAFFRRRLGREVVDNLIEPLLSGVYAGDIDQMSLQSTFPQFATVEKNHRSLILGMKKTSPKKAPTRHGAEAKKEGAFHTFRNGLETIVEAIERHLDPDSVLKGVRVEEIERTGDKQLLTLNNGQEVEADAVILTTGHKVASNLFAQHGILQELGEIPTTSVATVALAFPEEAIVQDKEGTGFLVARSSDYSLTACTWTHRKWPTSTPKGKVLLRAFVGRIGEEAIVDLPDADIERIVLEDLSKLIEIKGKPDFTIVTRWKEDRPQYRVGHKDRIAKAKAELADQFPRVKIAGASYEGVGLPDCVDQGKAAVREVLDDLFE is encoded by the coding sequence ATGAACGAACAACGTAAAAAAGTCGTCATCGTCGGCGGAGGAATTACAGGACTTTCTGCAGCGTTTTATATGCAAAAAGAAGCACAAGAAAAAGGACTGCCTCTAGATGTTCTCCTCGTTGAAGCGTCGAATCGTCTAGGTGGTAAAATTCAAACAGTGAAACGTGACGGTTTTATTATTGAACGCGGTCCTGATTCCTTTCTCATTCGTAAAAAAAGTATGGGGATATTGGCGGAAGACGTCGGCGTTGCAGATGAACTCGTTAAAAATGCGACGGGACAGGCTTATATCTTTATTAATGGTAAATTACAACCAATTCCTGGGGGATCTATTATGGGAATCCCGACAGAAATTGGACCGTTTTTAACAACGAATCTATTTTCATTAGCTGGTAAATTAAGAGCTGCCGGTGATCTCGTCTTGCCACGAAAATCAGTGTCAGGCGACCAATCGCTCGGTGCATTTTTCCGCAGACGATTAGGGAGAGAAGTTGTTGACAATCTCATCGAGCCGTTGTTGTCTGGCGTGTATGCAGGTGATATTGACCAGATGAGCTTGCAATCTACTTTCCCGCAATTTGCAACGGTAGAGAAAAATCATCGCAGTTTAATACTAGGGATGAAAAAAACATCACCAAAGAAGGCGCCAACTCGGCACGGTGCTGAAGCGAAAAAAGAAGGAGCATTCCATACGTTTCGAAATGGACTTGAAACAATTGTTGAAGCGATTGAGCGGCATTTGGATCCGGATTCAGTGTTGAAAGGTGTGCGTGTAGAAGAGATTGAACGTACGGGAGATAAACAATTACTCACCTTAAATAACGGTCAAGAAGTTGAAGCAGACGCTGTTATTTTAACTACAGGTCATAAAGTGGCAAGTAATCTATTTGCCCAGCACGGCATCCTTCAAGAACTAGGGGAAATCCCAACAACGTCTGTTGCGACAGTCGCCTTGGCCTTTCCGGAAGAGGCAATTGTTCAAGACAAGGAAGGAACTGGGTTTCTAGTTGCTCGAAGTAGTGATTATTCACTAACCGCTTGTACTTGGACGCACCGTAAATGGCCAACATCGACACCAAAAGGAAAAGTGTTACTCCGAGCTTTTGTCGGGCGCATTGGGGAAGAGGCAATTGTTGATTTACCAGATGCAGATATTGAAAGAATCGTACTAGAAGACCTTAGTAAATTAATTGAAATTAAAGGTAAACCCGACTTTACCATTGTTACACGTTGGAAAGAGGATAGACCTCAATACCGTGTTGGCCATAAAGATCGAATCGCCAAGGCTAAAGCTGAATTGGCGGATCAATTTCCACGCGTGAAAATAGCAGGGGCTTCTTACGAAGGGGTAGGACTCCCAGATTGTGTAGATCAAGGAAAAGCAGCTGTTAGAGAAGTGCTAGACGATTTATTTGAATAA